One bacterium genomic window, ACCGCGTTGAAGAGCGTGCTCTTGCCGCAGTTCGGCTGTCCGACGAGGACGAGTCTCACGATTCGACGACGACCTTCCGCGCCAGCCCCCGGCCGATGGCGAACCGCGAGCCGTCGATCTCGACCACGACCGGCCCGCCCATGGGGCCACGCACGAGGACGCTGACGGTGACGCCGGGGAGGAGGCCCATGTTGGCCAAGCGCGCCCGAACGTCGCGCCCGCCGTTGATGTCGGTGACCCGCACCGGCGTTCCGGCCGACGCCCTTTCCAACGTGTCCGTCACCAGCGTTCCTCCGCGCGCGGCGCTGCGGGCTTCGACATCTCCCGACACCGGAATGGTAGGTTCACTGAATCCGTGAAGCAATTCGGTCGCAGGCGTTTCGCAGGAAAATCGTGAGAAGCGACACGATGCGCCATGTCCGCGAGATGCCGTTCGCTGCGGCTGATGTTCATTCTCTTTGTCGCACCTGCCGACAAGACGGCTTACCCGCCCGCGCCTCGCGTTTGCCGCCCGCCTCCCGCCGTGGATCCAGCGGAACGTTGCCTTTCGTCGTGAAAGGCAGGATTGCGCGGGAATCGAGTCGGGCGGCAGGCGCGGTGGGGGCGCCGTTGTTCCGACGTCGTGATCGGCGCGCCAGCCGCCCCTACATTTCCGCCGAACGTGTCCGCGCAAGGCGCCGTCGCGTTCGGTCCATAACGTGCCGCAATCTGCGGTACGATGGCGAACGGCGGCCTAAGCCCGCCCGGGGGGAGACCAGATGGGCGCGATCGACGTGAAGCGGTTCCGTACGGGGGTGGCCGCCGTGCCGCGGGCCGCGACGCGGCCGGAGCCCGCGGCCTCGCGCCGCTTCGAGGGGCAGATCGACGAGTCGCCCGTCGCGACGCGCGCCTTCGGGCAGGTCGTCTGCTTCGTCCAGGAAGGGTTGAAGGACTTCGAGGGCCCGACGCCGGAGCTGCTGCGGATCGTCTTCGGGATCCAGCAGGACTGGCGCGCGGCGGCGTGGGTCGCCGTGCACTCGTTCGGCGGGGAGTCGGGAGCGTCCGCGGTGCGGCGCTTCCACGGCAAGGACTTCGTCCGCGGCGTGCGGGACGTCGCGAAGACGGCGGAACGGATCAAGGCCGCGGCCGCCGCGGGACCGGCCGCGACGAACCTGTTCGTGGACGCGCTCTTCGAGCGGCCGAGCCGCGACGCCGGCGCCGACTTCTGCGGGAAGGACCTGCTGCTCTTCTTCTGCCGCGACCGCTCCCTCCGCCTCGCGCGGGATCTCGGAATGCGGGGCTTGCGGCTGCGCCGCCACTGCCTGTGGCTCTTCTTCGAGGACGACGACGCGATGGAACTCCACGGATACCTGCCGCCGCTCCACTCATGAGGACCGCGACGCGCCGGGAAAGCGCGCTTCCGGGGCCGCGGCGCACGGCGCGCCGCGCGAACGGGGCGGCCGGCGCGGGTCCTCGGGAGGAGTCGTGCGCAAGAGTCAACGCAGCAAGCGTCGCGACCGCGGCGCCGTCCGGCGGGCGACGAAGCGGAACCCGCGCCGCCGCGCCGCGTGGCGGACGAAGAAGCGGCGGGCGCGCCGCCGCGCCGCGCGGCGGCAGCGGCTCGCCGACAAGTGGCTCTCGTACCACTGCGTCGGCCTGAATCTTCCCTGCCTCGAAGACGACTACGAGTTTCCGTGGCACGCGCGGCTCCGTTTCGCCGTCCGCGAGGGGATGCCGCATTGGCTGCGGGACGTCTCCCGCAAGCTCGACGACGCGCTGTGGTGGTTCCGGCACCGCCTCGACCCCCGCCGTCGCTTCCACGTCGTGCCCACCGGACTGAAGCCCGGCTACCTCGACCCCGACGTGCGGATTCTCCACGCGTCGTTCGAGCTGTTCCGGCGCTGGTACGAGTACATGTCGTCGATGGTTTGCCGGGACGATCCGGATCTGCCCCCGGACTACGCCACGCTGCGCGAGCTCTACGTCTGGTGGACCAAGGGACGCGCCGAGGAGACGGCCGCGGTGGATGCGGTGCTCATGCGCTCGGCGAATCCGATCGAGCTTCAGGAAATGGGGATTCCGCACGATCCGCGGGAGTCCGTGGCCATGCTGGCGCTGCAGGAGCGGCTGGAGTCGAAGGACGACGTACAGCTCGCGCGCCTCGCGCTGCTGCGGCGACACCTCGAGTAT contains:
- a CDS encoding ferrous iron transport protein A, yielding MTDTLERASAGTPVRVTDINGGRDVRARLANMGLLPGVTVSVLVRGPMGGPVVVEIDGSRFAIGRGLARKVVVES